One Aegilops tauschii subsp. strangulata cultivar AL8/78 chromosome 7, Aet v6.0, whole genome shotgun sequence genomic window carries:
- the LOC109751914 gene encoding two-component response regulator ORR24-like — translation MATMGGDRRQMMEDAAEDKFPEGLRVLVVDDDRVCLMVLEALLRCCKYQPTTVMDGKTALRMLMAGKQQFDLVITDVRMPDMDGFKLLELICLEMDLPVIMLSVDCDKKVVMKGIDHGASDFMVKPVRTHELKNIWQHVQRWRNPKAISHINDHDNDVQRVQPATTDKSKYSGNKRNDGDDSSENNEGTHISAIHRKPRMTWTIALHNKFLEAINQIGLDRAVPKKVLELMNVDYLSRENIASHLQKYRLHLKRVKSNPSGDAYERWTSSYNMNNKGNFMHNHEHGRWSVSCGDTASWITNKYGSTGHLAPPVNIQSNFYMGSYLHDGRMPKYVGKLPSDARRFTGFVDPPVSLYDNIPNEIMSDEFPSFNHSNSCADIMRGKIMEISKGKTPSNLQSSFANTTVGGGRSLVASQVNFPHSNQLESFAMSSGRLPLQNEKAPFISNTTSVGGYIEQMAPFNMASNISSVGTMLNGSSALDASRTSTNDTHLVNGERTTSMLHNLQTDDFVSLTQLHDGGDGASIVPMQEGTLNQQPLNDHLNEINAFSMDDILSNMHMEDFTGDDASVEEA, via the exons ATGGCCACGATGGGTGGGGACCGAAGGCAGATGATGGAGGATGCGGCGGAGGACAAGTTTCCCGAGGGGTTACGCGTCCTGGTCGTGGACGACGACCGCGTCTGCCTCATGGTACTTGAAGCCCTCTTGAGATGCTGCAAATACCAAC CAACGACGGTGATGGATGGAAAGACGGCACTGAGGATGCTCATGGCGGGGAAGCAGCAGTTCGACCTGGTCATCACCGACGTGCGCATGCCGGACATGGACGGCTTCAAGCTCCTCGAGCTCATCTGCCTCGAGATGGATCTGCCCGTCATCA TGCTATCTGTTGATTGCGACAAGAAGGTTGTGATGAAGGGGATAGATCATGGTGCGTCCGACTTTATGGTGAAGCCAGTGCGTACCCATGAGCTCAAAAACATATGGCAACATGTTCAAAGGTGGAGAAATCCCAAAGCAATAAGCCACATCAACGATCATGACAATGATGTCCAGAGAGTTCAACCAGCGACTACTGACAAGAGTAAGTACTCGGGGAATAAGAGAAATGATGGAGATGATTCTAGCGAGAACAATGAGGGCACACATATATCCGCCATCCACAGAAAGCCCAGGATGACATGGACAATTGCCTTGCATAACAAGTTTCTAGAAGCTATCAACCAGATCGGCCTTGATA GGGCTGTTCCGAAAAAGGTATTGGAGCTGATGAATGTGGATTACCTCAGTAGAGAGAATATTGCGAGTCATCTACAG AAGTATAGATTGCACTTAAAAAGAGTCAAGTCAAATCCCTCTGGTGACGCATATGAAAGATGGACCTCATCGTACAACATGAACAACAAGGGCAACTTCATGCATAATCACGAACATGGAAGATGGAGTGTGTCCTGTGGCGACACTGCCTCTTGGATTACAAACAAGTATGGTTCAACGGGTCACTTGGCTCCGCCGGTGAACATCCAAAGCAACTTCTACATGGGGTCATACCTCCATGATGGTAGAATGCCAAAGTATGTTGGGAAACTACCATCGGATGCGAGAAGATTCACAGGTTTTGTTGACCCTCCCGTCAGCCTATACGACAACATACCCAATGAGATAATGTCAGATGAATTTCCATCATTCAATCATAGTAATTCCTGTGCTGACATCATGCGTGGCAAGATAATGGAGATAAGCAAAGGAAAAACCCCTTCCAATCTTCAAAGTTCATTTGCAAACACAACAGTTGGTGGCGGGAGGTCTCTTGTCGCATCACAGGTTAACTTCCCACATAGCAACCAACTAGAGAGCTTTGCAATGTCATCTGGCCGGCTGCCTCTGCAAAATGAAAAGGCACCATTCATAAGCAACACCACATCAGTGGGAGGCTACATTGAGCAGATGGCACCATTCAACATGGCAAGCAACATAAGCTCAGTAGGAACGATGTTGAATGGTAGCTCTGCACTTGATGCAAGTAGAACTTCAACTAATGATACTCATCTGGTCAACGGTGAAAGAACTACTTCGATGCTTCACAACCTTCAGACAGATGATTTTGTCTCATTGACTCAGCTACATGATGGTGGGGATGGAGCTAGTATTGTTCCTATGCAAGAAGGCACACTTAATCAGCAACCTCTTAATGATCATTTGAATGAAATCAATGCCTTCTCAATGGATGATATACTTTCCAACATGCACATGGAA GATTTCACTGGAGATGATGCTAGCGTGGAAGAAGCATGA
- the LOC109787402 gene encoding LOW QUALITY PROTEIN: BTB/POZ and MATH domain-containing protein 2-like (The sequence of the model RefSeq protein was modified relative to this genomic sequence to represent the inferred CDS: deleted 1 base in 1 codon; substituted 1 base at 1 genomic stop codon) — MAASESSLTRTASTCAPETTHGTHVFKIDGYSLYRGFGVGKAIESATFAVSGYDWCVRFYPDGRREESNKWVSVYLELKTENTEVRALYSMWLLDQATVAPPPPPQTYARPNPSQIDPSVFDTRYNAAATPGWGFTKFWRKSELGEYIIDDIVCIQCNLTVINFKEAQVEEAKMEVVVRVPSSSSXLLDNLSNLLDATEGADVSFIVKHEVFSAHKIILAMRSAVFRAEFYGPMRDEQMCSVTVEDMQPAAFRGLLHFIYKDSLPRMGDLNNDEYEEMLRHLLVAADRYAMERMKLMCESKLCEVLCADTVGTTLALAHQRHCSQLKDACIEFIMNSSNRMVDVVVASKGYEKLKRECPTVIADIWEKTAKRRRL, encoded by the exons ATGGCCGCGTCCGAGAGCTCACTAACGAGGACCGCCTCGACCTGCGCCCCCGAGACTACGCACGGGACGCACGTCTTCAAGATCGACGGGTACAGCCTGTACAGGGGCTTCGGCGTTGGGAAGGCCATCGAGTCTGCTACCTTCGCCGTCAGCGGCTACGACTGGTGCGTCCGCTTCTACCCCGACGGTAGAAGGGAAGAGAGCAACAAATGGGTGTCTGTCTACCTCGAGCTCAAGACCGAGAACACTGAGGTGAGGGCGCTCTACAGTATGTGGCTGCTCGACCAGGCCACAGtggctccgcctccgccgccgcagaCTTATGCCCGGCCAAACCCTAGCCAGATAGACCCGTCGGTTTTTGACACCCGTTACAATGCAGCCGCGACCCCGGGCTGGGGCTTTACCAAATTTTGGAGGAAGAGTGAACTTGGAGAGTATATTATTGACGACATTGTATGCATCCAGTGCAATCTTACAGTGATCAACTTCAAGGAGGCGCAGGTGGAGGAGGCCAAGATGGAAGTTGTGGTCCGAGTGCCGTCGTCATCA AGCTAGCTATTGGATAATCTCAGTAACTTGCTGGACGCTACAGAGGGAGCTGATGTATCTTTCATTGTCAAGCATGAGGTTTTCTCAGCTCATAAGATCATTCTCGCAATGCGTTCAGCGGTCTTCCGGGCGGAGTTTTACGGTCCAATGAGGGACGAACAAATGTGCAGTGTAACTGTTGAAGACATGCAGCCCGCTGCTTTCAGAGGACTGCTTCATTTCATCTACAAGGATTCGTTGCCTCGGATGGGTGACCTCAATAATGACGAGTATGAAGAAATGCTTAGGCATTTGCTTGTCGCTGCAGATAGGTATGCCATGGAAAGGATGAAATTGATGTGCGAGAGCAAGCTGTGTGAGGTTCTTTGTGCCGACACTGTGGGTACCACGCTAGCTCTAGCCCACCAGCGCCATTGCAGCCAGCTCAAAGATGCTTGCATTGAGTTTATTATGAACTCTTCGAATAGAATGGTTGATGTGGTGGTGGCAAGTAAAGGCTATGAGAAACTGAAAAGGGAATGCCCTACTGTCATTGCGGATATATGGGAGAAAACAGCTAAGAGACGCAGACTTTAA